A stretch of the Aegilops tauschii subsp. strangulata cultivar AL8/78 chromosome 4, Aet v6.0, whole genome shotgun sequence genome encodes the following:
- the LOC109767316 gene encoding type IV inositol polyphosphate 5-phosphatase 11 isoform X2, with protein MGNCSSFSLPKWIFGDLLSNGMVSIEEDGTHDGIKTIRIQKACEFTASSVLCVCIITWNMNGKDIRKLVSSTRKFDLLVVGLQEVPKCGVEQVLQEAMADTHILLCQKAMQSIQMFLFGAKSSEAYIKEMKVDKHAVGGCGGVIGRKKGAVAMYINFSGIRMVFVSCHLAAHEHKVEKRNSECRHISHSLFSKNDIHYAKSADITVWLGDLNYRLEGISSMPARKMIEENRQSKLRDRDQLLQEAEKGQVFNGYCEGTLSFKPTYKYNVGSSNYDSSYKIRVPSWTDRILFKVDHSSGLDAVLSSYEALDCVSSSDHKPVKAHLCLKVRGGNT; from the exons ATGGGCAACTGCAGCAGCTTCAGTCTTCCAAAATG GATATTCGGTGATCTGCTCAGCAATGGCATGGTTTCCATTGAAGAGGATGGAACTCATGACGGCATAAAGACGATCCGGATTCAGAAAGCCTGTGAGTTCACAGCCAGCTCTGTGCTCTGTGTCTGCATTATCACATGGAACATGAACGGCAAG GACATAAGAAAGCTGGTGAGCTCCACCAGGAAGTTCGACTTGCTGGTTGTTGGGCTGCAAGAAGTCCCGAAATGCGGCGTCGAACAGGTTCTGCAAGAAGCCATGGCTGATACACACAT CTTGTTATGCCAGAAAGCCATGCAGTCTATTCAGATGTTTCTTTTCGGGGCAAAGAGTTCGGAAGCGTACATCAAAG AAATGAAGGTGGATAAACATGCGGTTGGAGGCTGCGGTGGCGTAATTGGGAGGAAGAAAGGAGCTGTGGCCATGTACATAAATTTCAGTGGCATCCGGATGGTGTTTGTGTCCTGCCATCTTGCAG CTCATGAACACAAGGTGGAGAAGAGGAACTCTGAATGCCGGCATATTTCGCACTCGCTGTTCTCCAAGAATGACATACATTATGCCAAATCTGCCGACATAACAGTGTGGCTCGGTGACTTGAATTACAGATTAGAAGGAATAAGCTCGATGCCAGCAAGGAAGATGATCGAGGAGAATCGCCAAAGT AAGCTAAGAGACAGAGACCAGCTGCTGCAAGAAGCCGAGAAGGGTCAAGTGTTCAATGGGTACTGCGAAGGGACCTTGTCTTTTAAGCCGACATACAAATATAATGTCGGAAGTAGCAACTACGACTCAAGTTACAAG ATCAGAGTGCCATCTTGGACAGATAGGATATTGTTCAAGGTTGACCATTCTTCTGGCTTGGATGCGGTCTTAAGTTCATATGAAGCACTTGATTGTGTTAGCAGCTCTGATCACAAGCCTGTGAAAGCTCATCTCTGTCTGAAAGTACGTGGTGGCAATACATAG
- the LOC120962732 gene encoding mitochondrial import receptor subunit TOM6 homolog, whose amino-acid sequence MFLGAMPRKPSKEAAYKELRLHLSIMAGCIAVIRAAPYILHYLTREPGMTELKLEL is encoded by the coding sequence ATGTTTCTCGGCGCGATGCCCCGGAAGCCGAGCAAGGAGGCGGCGTACAAGGAGCTGCGCTTGCACCTCAGCATCATGGCGGGCTGCATCGCCGTCATCCGCGCCGCCCCCTACATCCTCCACTACCTCACCCGCGAGCCCGGCATGACGGAGCTCAAGCTCGAGCTCTAG
- the LOC109767316 gene encoding type IV inositol polyphosphate 5-phosphatase 11 isoform X1, with protein sequence MGNCSSFSLPKWIFGDLLSNGMVSIEEDGTHDGIKTIRIQKACEFTASSVLCVCIITWNMNGKMSVQDIRKLVSSTRKFDLLVVGLQEVPKCGVEQVLQEAMADTHILLCQKAMQSIQMFLFGAKSSEAYIKEMKVDKHAVGGCGGVIGRKKGAVAMYINFSGIRMVFVSCHLAAHEHKVEKRNSECRHISHSLFSKNDIHYAKSADITVWLGDLNYRLEGISSMPARKMIEENRQSKLRDRDQLLQEAEKGQVFNGYCEGTLSFKPTYKYNVGSSNYDSSYKIRVPSWTDRILFKVDHSSGLDAVLSSYEALDCVSSSDHKPVKAHLCLKVRGGNT encoded by the exons ATGGGCAACTGCAGCAGCTTCAGTCTTCCAAAATG GATATTCGGTGATCTGCTCAGCAATGGCATGGTTTCCATTGAAGAGGATGGAACTCATGACGGCATAAAGACGATCCGGATTCAGAAAGCCTGTGAGTTCACAGCCAGCTCTGTGCTCTGTGTCTGCATTATCACATGGAACATGAACGGCAAG ATGTCTGTGCAGGACATAAGAAAGCTGGTGAGCTCCACCAGGAAGTTCGACTTGCTGGTTGTTGGGCTGCAAGAAGTCCCGAAATGCGGCGTCGAACAGGTTCTGCAAGAAGCCATGGCTGATACACACAT CTTGTTATGCCAGAAAGCCATGCAGTCTATTCAGATGTTTCTTTTCGGGGCAAAGAGTTCGGAAGCGTACATCAAAG AAATGAAGGTGGATAAACATGCGGTTGGAGGCTGCGGTGGCGTAATTGGGAGGAAGAAAGGAGCTGTGGCCATGTACATAAATTTCAGTGGCATCCGGATGGTGTTTGTGTCCTGCCATCTTGCAG CTCATGAACACAAGGTGGAGAAGAGGAACTCTGAATGCCGGCATATTTCGCACTCGCTGTTCTCCAAGAATGACATACATTATGCCAAATCTGCCGACATAACAGTGTGGCTCGGTGACTTGAATTACAGATTAGAAGGAATAAGCTCGATGCCAGCAAGGAAGATGATCGAGGAGAATCGCCAAAGT AAGCTAAGAGACAGAGACCAGCTGCTGCAAGAAGCCGAGAAGGGTCAAGTGTTCAATGGGTACTGCGAAGGGACCTTGTCTTTTAAGCCGACATACAAATATAATGTCGGAAGTAGCAACTACGACTCAAGTTACAAG ATCAGAGTGCCATCTTGGACAGATAGGATATTGTTCAAGGTTGACCATTCTTCTGGCTTGGATGCGGTCTTAAGTTCATATGAAGCACTTGATTGTGTTAGCAGCTCTGATCACAAGCCTGTGAAAGCTCATCTCTGTCTGAAAGTACGTGGTGGCAATACATAG
- the LOC109767317 gene encoding uncharacterized protein, whose translation MEIPRSLGVQDNEEEEEYDSVFYEDIEAPKFVDLTAPDAACPADDPSWFCLRVGCDQSHEHVDPEALHRSFVMRVMAARSPNVRLQKAISRRNQSSMLPKCPHSAPAKPPRTRMTRLSLATGAAEKAARDRLQGHRIRGLRDYPVRTKAARVDASSARKKALTTPRSKTVRPRQEPFLSVKYQKGPVATAAAEIKGTVVKALFMTTPKKETPAKSQAPPVAEVCSKMKKLNLACREVPSRYLSQLPTPKIAKKCEETAAAKRVQEPRSGKKMMILGCSAKCANAETDGGNRSGRENINADENSCKRTARRNWGQEPKEVLQGSRVEVAEPLQPDIHGDDKENAPCGDQLAEQALNREEEDENSKQSEENNENAPQKVLKRQNKVVNAEQGGKLKKNTILRPFRLRTDERQVLKDAIPERKPTVAEKNAMPVLKDENRRVMMQTGRCPDGKEREKLACGEKQRKQITYTATSRLGESKTVLSSIRPNNVRPAPALTKGKTVEKSQRAASSTRTAKITSDFTAPSRTGEKRKASVKTSRIQVAAA comes from the exons ATGGAGATCCCCCGCAGCCTCGGCGTCCAGgacaacgaggaggaggaggagtacgaCAGCGTCTTCTACGAGGACATCGAGGCGCCCAAGTTCGTCGACCTCACCGCGCCCGACGCCGCCTGCCCCGCCGACGACCCCTCCTGGTTCTGCCTCCGCGTAG GCTGCGACCAGAGTCATGAGCACGTCGACCCGGAGGCGCTGCACAGGAGCTTCGTCATGCGG GTCATGGCGGCGAGGAGCCCCAACGTGCGGCTGCAGAAGGCCATCAGCAGGAGAAACCAGAG CTCGATGCTGCCGAAATGCCCCCACTCTGCGCCGGCGAAGCCGCCGAGGACGCGGATGACCAGGCTGAGCCTGGCGACGGGGGCGGCCGAGAAGGCGGCGAGGGACAGGCTGCAGGGCCACCGGATTCGCGGCCTGAGGGATTACCCGGTCCGGACCAAGGCGGCGAGGGTCGACGCGTCCAGCGCGAGGAAGAAGGCTCTGACCACGCCCAGGAGCAAGACCGTGCGGCCGAGGCAGGAGCCCTTCCTCAGCGTGAAGTACCAGAAGGGGCCGGTcgccacggcggcggcggagatcaaGGGGACGGTGGTGAAGGCGCTGTTCATGACCACGCCCAAGAAGGAGACGCCGGCGAAGAGCCAGGCTCCTCCCGTGGCCGAGGTCTGCTCCAAGATGAAGAAGCTCAACCTGGCGTGCCGGGAGGTGCCTAGCAGGTACCTGTCGCAGCTGCCCACGCCGAAGATCGCCAAGAAGTGcgaggagacggcggcggcgaagAGAGTGCAGGAGCCAAGGAGtgggaagaagatgatgatcttAGGCTGTTCGGCGAAATGCGCCAATGCCGAAACAGATGGGGGGAACCGAAGTGGCCGTGAGAACATCAACGCGGATGAGAACTCGTGCAAACGAACTGCAAGGCGCAATTGGGGGCAAGAACCCAAGGAGGTGCTGCAGGGATCACGGGTTGAGGTGGCGGAACCATTGCAGCCCGACATTCACGGCGACGACAAGGAGAATGCGCCGTGCGGTGATCAGCTCGCCGAGCAAGCCTTGAATcgggaagaagaagatgaaaacAGCAAGCAGTCGGAGGAGAACAATGAGAATGCTCCTCAGAAG GTGCTTAAAAGGCAGAACAAGGTAGTGAATGCGGAGCAGGGAGGAAAGCTTAAGAAGAATACCATCCTAAGGCCATTCAGGCTAAGGACTGAT GAAAGACAGGTGTTGAAAGATGCAATTCCAGAAAGAAAACCGACGGTCGCCGAGAAGAACGCCATGCCAGTACTGAAGGACGAAAATAGACGAGTGATGATG CAAACTGGAAGATGCCCTGATGGAAAGGAAAGAGAAAAACTGGCTTGTGGCGAGAAGCAG AGGAAACAAATTACATACACCGCCACGAGTCGGCTTGGTGAATCTAAAACGGTTTTGAGTAGCATCCGGCCCAACAATGTGAGGCCTGCGCCTGCGCTGACTAAAGGCAAAACCGTAGAGAAATCACAGAGGGCAGCGTCATCAACAAGAACAGCCAAAATTACAAG TGATTTCACAGCACCCTCTCGAACTGGAGAAAAGAGGAAGGCCTCGGTGAAAACATCCAGGATCCAAGTAGCAGCAGCTTGA
- the LOC109767318 gene encoding DIMBOA UDP-glucosyltransferase BX9 — protein MAGVQEASRGDVSRRQHAHRRVLVFPLPFQGHINPMLQLADVLHGRGLAVTVLHTQFNALDPALHPEFTFVAVPDGVPADVAASGSIIPIILAMNAAMEASPAVRDVLASVLADDGQPPAACLFIDANLLAVQKAASALGLPTMVLRTGSAACFSCFLAYPMLHHNGYLPPKESQLYTPVKELPPLRVRDLFRTSTSDHKMVRKVLARASETVRNSFGLVVNTFDALETAELDRIRRELDVAFVLAAGPLHKLSSRSTGSSLLREDRSCMEWLDKQVPGSVLYVSFGSLASMDGGELSEIAWGLANSGQPFLWVVRRDLVRGSDGPGLPEGFDRAVEGRGKVIPWAPQQEVLAHFAVGGFWTHNGWNSTLESISEGLPMICMPHFADQMMNTRYVEAVWGVGFELEGKPERNKIAKAIQKLMNEREGEVAREKARELKKKVVSCLKSGGSSLLAIDKLVEHISSL, from the exons ATGGCCGGCGTCCAAGAAGCATCCCGTGGCGACGTTAGCCGGCGACAACACGCGCACCGCCGGGTGCTAGTGTTCCCGCTGCCGTTCCAGGGTCACATCAACCCGATGCTGCAGCTCGCCGATGTGCTCCACGGCCGGGGCCTCGCCGTCACCGTCCTCCACACCCAGTTCAACGCGCTGGACCCCGCGCTCCACCCTGAGTTCACCTTCGTCGCGGTGCCCGACGGCGTCCCCGCCGACGTCGCCGCCTCGGGGAGCATCATCCCCATCATCCTCGCCATGAACGCCGCCATGGAGGCGTCGCCGGCCGTCCGCGACGTCCTCGCGTCGGTCCTCGCGGACGACGGTCAGCCCCCCGCCGCGTGCCTGTTCATCGACGCCAACCTCCTCGCCGTGCAGAAGGCCGCCTCGGCACTCGGGCTCCCCACGATGGTGCTGCGTACCGGCAGCGCCGCCTGCTTCAGCTGCTTCCTGGCCTATCCCATGCTCCACCACAACGGTTATCTACCTCCAAAAG AATCACAGCTCTACACGCCGGTGAAAGAGCTGCCGCCGCTGCGTGTCAGGGACCTGTTCCGCACGAGCACCAGCGACCACAAAATGGTGCGCAAAGTTCTAGCCCGAGCCTCTGAAACCGTGAGGAACTCCTTCGGACTCGTCGTCAACACGTTCGACGCTCTGGAGACCGCTGAACTGGACAGGATACGCCGCGAACTGGACGTGGCCTTCGTGCTCGCCGCCGGCCCGCTCCACAAGCTCTCCTCCCGGAGCACCGGGAGCAGCCTGCTGCGCGAGGACCGTAGCTGCATGGAGTGGTTGGACAAGCAGGTCCCGGGGTCCGTGCTGTATGTGAGCTTCGGGAGCTTGGCATCCATGGATGGCGGCGAGCTCTCGGAGATCGCGTGGGGTTTGGCCAACAGTGGCCAACCTTTTCTGTGGGTTGTCCGCCGTGACCTCGTGCGGGGATCCGACGGGCCAGGCCTGCCGGAAGGATTTGATCGTGCGGTGGAGGGCAGAGGCAAGGTGATCCCGTGGGCCCCGCAGCAGGAGGTGCTGGCCCACTTTGCAGTGGGTGGGTTCTGGACCCACAACGGCTGGAACTCGACACTGGAGAGCATCAGTGAGGGTCTCCCGATGATCTGCATGCCTCACTTTGCGGATCAAATGATGAACACAAGGTACGTGGAGGCAGTGTGGGGCGTAGGGTTTGAGCTCGAGGGCAAGCCAGAGAGAAACAAAATCGCCAAGGCAATTCAAAAGCTTATGAATGAGAGGGAAGGAGAAGTGGCTAGGGAAAAAGCAAGAGAACTTAAGAAAAAAGTAGTGTCGTGCTTGAAAAGTGGTGGGTCTTCTCTGCTAGCTATTGATAAACTTGTCGAGCATATATCGTCTTTGTAA